From the Primulina tabacum isolate GXHZ01 chromosome 15, ASM2559414v2, whole genome shotgun sequence genome, one window contains:
- the LOC142526995 gene encoding uncharacterized protein LOC142526995: MVGERVPEEREDMEIDGVKAEKKTSNEIPDGFNANFLKIYYGKFFPYADMHKWMSYGNDGKHPGCDHSYFGRREFSFTLDNDIYLRFQSFNTTAELEKAIKEKCPFKIDLGPVYSVDPAKRHAYSQSGDNVFTPVERELIFDIDISDYDDVRYCCSGADVCSECWPLMTVAIKVIDTALRDDFGYNHILWVYSCRRGVHCWVCDGKARRLRNDQRAAIAEYLHIHKGNENSLKKVSLEGGFSLHPFLARSYTVILKDFFEGKLLSTQQLFSDEEKCEKILAMIPDESITSELRGKWQDNKRSRDDVNIARWGHLKHLLQSGKQKLPGIRRCVEEIVFSFTYPRLDMEVSKHMNHLLKAPFCIHPKTGHVCVPIDPKHCEKFDPSSVPTLSKLLEELNMGALRSDGEDELENSMLGQSIKFFRSSFLQPLLKSCKEGIESSYAAKIEQSNNSLSW; encoded by the exons atggtTGGAGAAAGAGTTCCGGAAGAAAGGGAAGATATGGAAATTGACGGCGTTAAAGCAGAGAAAAAGACTAGTAATGAAATTCCTGATGGGTTCAATGCCAATTTCCTCAAAATTTACTATG GAAAGTTTTTTCCCTACGCTGATATGCATAAATGGATGTCATATGGAAACG atggaaAACATCCTGGGTGTGATCACTCCTACTTTGGGCGAAGAGAATTTTCTTTTACTTTGGATAATGACATATATTTGCGGTTTCAGTCCTTCAACACTACTGCTGAACTGGAAAAGGCCATAAAGGAGAAATGTCCTTTCAAAATTGACTTAGGTCCTGTTTATAGTGTGGAT CCTGCGAAGAGGCATGCTTATTCCCAGTCTGGTGATAATGTTTTCACACCAGTGGAGAGAGAACTTATATTTGACATA GATATATCGGATTATGACGATGTTAGATATTGCTGTTCGGGAGCTGATGTCTGCTCAGAATGCTGGCCATTGATGACAGTCGCTATAAAAGTGATTGATACAGCGCTTAGAG ATGATTTTGGATATAACCACATTTTGTGGGTATACAGTTGCCGTCGTGGTGTTCATTGTTGGGTTTGTGATGGGAAAGCACGAAG GTTGAGAAATGATCAAAGGGCTGCTATTGCTGAATATTTACACATCCACAAG GGAAATGAAAATAGCCTTAAAAAAGTTTCCCTTGAGGGTGGTTTCTCACTTCATCCTTTCTTAGC GAGATCATACACCGTTATATTGAAAGacttttttgaaggaaaattgcTTTCGACTCAACAATTGTTTTCGGATGAGGAAAAATGTGAAAAGATACTGGCGATGATTCCCGATGAAT CTATTACTTCTGAGCTGCGAGGGAAGTGGCAGGATAACAAACGCTCTCGAGATGATGTTAATATTGCTAGATGGGGGCATCTTAAACACCTTCTGCAATCTGGAAAACAGAAG TTGCCGGGTATCCGTAGATGCGTAGAAGAGATTGTATTCTCTTTTACCTATCCAAGACTTGATATGGAG GTTTCAAAGCACATGAATCACTTGCTGAAGGCACCATTCTGCATACACCCAAAAACAG GTCATGTTTGTGTTCCCATCGATCCCAAGCATTGTGAAAAATTTGATCCCTCTTCTGTTCCAACCCTTTCAAAG CTTCTTGAAGAACTTAACATGGGAGCTTTGCGATCAGATGGAGAGGATG AACTGGAAAACAGCATGCTGGGACAGTCGATCAAATTTTTCAGGTCATCTTTTTTGCAGCCACTGCTCAAGTCCTGCAAG GAAGGGATTGAAAGTTCATATGCTGCCAAAATTGAGCAATCAAATAACTCCCTAAGCTGGTAA
- the LOC142527148 gene encoding putative protein phosphatase 2C 8, whose translation MMGRRRVMEDAVTVAPQGSLADEYSFFAVYDGHGGAMVAEVCSERLRKCLEKHIENAKKFPEEDDFDWKTVMEDCFSRIDEEFEESKGKEVRASSAAVAKRTMGTTAAAVLVGSGDVVVANCGNSRAVLCRGGAPVPLSSNHKPERPDEKERVEAAGGSIVNRKGWRVQGVLPTSRSIGDHHLKPYISSQPEVTVTERTESKSLRGGLGSRHLAGQCASDAAATLVELAIAKGSRDNITVIVVLLQ comes from the exons ATGATGGGCCGGAGGAGAGTGATGGAGGATGCAGTAACTGTGGCGCCACAGGGGAGTCTCGCCGACGAGTACTCGTTTTTCGCGGTGTATGATGGTCACGGCGGGGCTATGGTGGCCGAAGTGTGCAGCGAGAGGCTTCGCAAGTGTCTGGAAAAGCATATAGAGAACGCGAAGAAATTTCCGGAGGAGGATGATTTTGATTGGAAGACGGTAATGGAGGACTGTTTTAGTAGAATTGACGAGGAATTCGAGGAGAGCAAGGGAAAGGAGGTAAGAGCAAGTAGCGCGGCGGTGGCGAAGAGGACGATGGGGACGACGGCGGCGGCGGTGCTGGTGGGGAGTGGGGATGTGGTGGTGGCAAACTGCGGTAATTCCAGGGCGGTGCTCTGTCGAGGTGGAGCTCCCGTGCCTTTGTCTAGTAATCACAAG CCCGAGCGACCAGACGAGAAGGAGAGGGTTGAGGCTGCGGGAGGAAGTATCGTAAACCGAAAGGGTTGGCGTGTACAAGGGGTGCTTCCCACTTCGAGGTCCATAG GCGATCATCACTTGAAACCATACATCAGCTCCCAGCCGGAAGTCACGGTCACGGAGCGAACCGAATCTAAGAGTCTCCGTGGGGGACTAGGGAGCCGGCACTTAGCGGGACAATGCGCTTCGGACGCCGCGGCCACCCTAGTCGAGCTGGCCATTGCAAAGGGCAGTAGAGATAATATCACAGTTATCGTCGTACTGCTGCAGTAA